Below is a window of Magnetococcales bacterium DNA.
GAGGTCGGCCTTGGAGCGATCCAGCTCCCGACGCAGATGGTGACAGAGGCGATGGATATCGTTGCGGGGATAATATTGCCTTGAACGCCTGAAACGATAGCAGGTACAGGTGACCTGATAGAGATTGACCTCATAGGTCTTGTGGCGACGCAGGCGGCTGGGAATGTGAAAGGATTTATCGAACTCTTCCGGTAGGGTGGGCAGCAGGAGGGGGCTGCAATATTTTTCCCGATCCTTGATACGTTTTCTTTTTTTGGCAGGAACATAGATAAAACGCACCACCGCCCAAAAGACCGTCGCCCCAACGATGAGGACCCATAGCCATGGCTGTTTTAATAGTTTAACAATGGGTAAAATATCAAATGGCATGGGCCTTGCGTGATCCGCTTTCCAGGGGGCTACGGCTGTCGGGAGCCACCGTATTGATTTAGAGGTATCATAAGGGGAATCACGTGAAAAGAAACGATAATTTTTTTCTGACTTTACTTCTGGCCGTCCTCCTCACCCTCTCTGCCACCACCGCCAAAGCCCAGGATGCCGATGATATCCTGCGTCGGGTGGATCGCAATCTCTATCCGGAATCGATGCAGATGTTTTACCGGGTATTGCATCGCACCCCCAATCTGGAAAAAAGCTGGATGACGATCTATCTGGCCCATAAAAAAGGCAATCATACCGTCGCCCTGATCATCGGCCCGAATGAATTGAAAGGGCGTACCGCCATGCGGGATGGGGATCTCATCTGGATGCACGTTCCCGGTGAAATGGCCCTGCGGGAAGCGACCCTGGACAAATCCTTTCTCGGAGGGGTCTTCACCAACGCCGACATTTTCCGGCAGGAATTTCACCTGGAATATACCCCCACCCTTCTGGAAGTCACCCCAGACCACTTTCTCCTCTCTCTCGCCCCAAAAAAACCGACCTCCCCCTACAGCAAAATCGTGATGAAAGTGCACCGCAAACTATATGTCCCCATGGAGAGTACCTACTATGGCGGCAGCGGCTATCCCACCAAACAGTTTCGCTACAAGGCGATCCGGGAACTCTCTCCCGAGCTGATCCGCCCCTCGATGATCGAAGCGGTCAACAGCACCAATCCAGGCTACATCTCCATTATGCGCATCGGTACTCTGGAAGCCCGTGAGCTACCGGACAGCGCCTTCACCAAAGAATCCCTGCCCCGGGTAGGCACCCTCTTGAAATAACGGTTCACCCCGGGCTCGCCCCAGAAAATACCGGGGGGAGCCATCTACCGGAACGGCTAGACGAAAAAGCCAAAACGCCCAACCACGTTAACCGGATACAGCCTCCCCAGTGGGTTGATGGCCTACCTGCGCCATCAACGCCTCAAACCGTCCCGCCCGCTCCTCCCAGGAATACCCGGCCGCCAACTGCCGGGCCGCCAACTGCATCGCCCGCAACCCCGGCCGATCCTGATCGAGACGCCATAGCGCCTCTCCAATCACCTGGGGCCGAAGGCTCGCCAATTTTTGAATCCCCCCGGCATTCCCGGCCCCATCGACCACGCCATTCACCGCCTCCGGGGCCGCCACCACCCCCAACCCCGAAGAGAGCCCCTCCAACAACACATTGGAAACCCCCTCCGCCCGGGAGAGATGCAGCAAAAGATCGTGCTGCCGATAGATCCCGGGCATCTCCTCCCGGGGGATAAATCCTGCCAGGCGCACCTTGACCGTCGGAGGCATTTGACCGACCCCCTCTTCCAGCGCCCCCCACAAAGGCCCCTCCCCCACCAGAGTCAACTCCCCCCGCCCCCCTTGCTCCCCAAACTGCACCACCCCCCGGAGCAGTTCCAGGCAGCGTTTACGGGGAATCAACTGTCCCACAAAAAGCAGGCGCAAGGGGCCGGGGAGATCATCCGGCCTCTGGGGGGGATAAAACAGACGACCATCGATCCCGTTGGGCAGATTGATCACCGAACGTTTGAGCCCTTTTTCAGCCAGGCAGGTAAGAGAGGCCCCGTTAGCCAGGAGCAGATCAGCCTTTTTGGCGGCGGGTTTGAAGAGCATCCCCTGCATAAAGCCCAAACGCCCCCAGCGCCCCGGAGAAAAACCCGGTACATCCGAGCCCCGCAGCGACACCACCAAAGGCACCCCCAACCGCCCAACCAAAGGCAAAACAGCATGTCCTGCCGGAAAGGCAAACCAGGCCACCACCCCGTCGGGCTTAAAGCGCGTGATAGAGTCGCCGCTTTGACCTCGCAACGCCAGATAAGAGCGCATCAAGGTTTTCAAGCCTGGCGCCAGAAGCGTTCGCCGCCCCACCCCCAAGCGAACGATATGGCGTCCCTGTCCATCCCGCTCCTCCTGATCCATCTTCCCCAGGCCGATGGTGACCACCAAAATTTCATGCCCCCTTTCGGCCAACACCCGGGTAAAACGCTCCAATGCCGAAGCAGCCCCTCCCCCCAGAGGGGGATATTCATGACAGACAAAAGCGAGCCGCATGGCAGATCCTTAACGATGAAGGGCAATAAAAGAACACAAAGTGGCTGAAAAAACCCAATAGTCCGGGAAGAATAGCGGAAACCACCCCCCATGGAGAGCCTTTTTGCCCAATTTCCCGAAGGAGACCATGACCCGGTTTTTTCCCTGTGATAATTTCAACCTTCCAACACTTCCCCGAACCACCATCAGGAGCAGACGGCAGTGTCTCTGAAAGATCTCTCCCAGCACTATGCCTTTGGGGACAACTGGCGAGCCTATGCAGAAAAAATCAATCCCATCGCCATCCAAAACGCTGAAGAAAAACTGCGGACACTCCTGGGGGAGGATCTCCACAACAAAAGCTTCCTCGATATCGGCTGTGGCTCGGGGCTCCACGCCCTGGCCGCCCTGAAAGCCCACGCCGTCCAGGTAATGGGGGTGGATCTCGATCCCATCTCGGTGGCTACCTGCCGGAGCCTGTTGGAAAATCATGATCCCGATGGCCCCTGGCAGTGCGAAGAGAAGAGTGTCTTTGATCTTTCACCCCGGGAGAGTGGACGATTTGATGTGGTCTATTCCTGGGGTGTGCTGCACCACACCGGAGCCATGTGGGAGGCAATTGAAAAAGCCGCCGCAATGGTTAAACCGGGGGGACGTCTGGCCATTGCCATCTATCTGGCCACTCCCTTTTGCGGCTTTTGGCGATGGGAAAAACGGCTTTACAGCGCAAGCCCCAAGCCGATCCAAAAGCTGCTTTCATTTTTATTTGCCCTGATCAAAATGCCGGGCCTGATGATCCTGGAGCGCAAGCTCAATATCATCGCCGATTATCGGACCAAGCGGGGCATGGATTTTTTTATCGACATCCACGACTGGCTGGGGGGCTATCCTTACCAATCCGCTTCCCCCGAGGAGATCGTTACAAAGATCAACCGACTGGGGTTCACCCACCTGAAATCCCGTCGTACGACCCCCCTCCCCTTTGCCGGACTCTTTGGCAGCCGCTGCGCGGAATATCTTTTTGCCAAGGATCCTGTCGCCGTTGCCAATCATTCCGGTGAAAACAGCCACTCTTCCCCCACGCCACCGAAGGCCTGAGCCATGTGCGGCATCGCGGGCCTCCTCTCCACAGGTCACCTGGATACACTCACCCTGAAAAGCCATCTGGATCTTCTTCTATCCGGCATCCGCCATCGGGGACCGGACGATGAAGGGTGCTGGATTCAGGGAGGGGTGGCGCTCGGCATGCGTCGTCTGGCCATCATCGACCTGGCCGGTGGCCGACAGCCCATGGTGAGCCAGGATGGCCGGGTGGTGCTGGTCTTTAATGGTGAGATCTACAATTTTCGCAAACTTCGGGAGATCCTTTCGGCCAAGGGACACCCCTTTCAAAGCCGCTCCGACTCTGAGGTGATTCTCCACGGTTACCGTGAGTGGGGGATGGAGGTGGTAAATCACCTGGATGGCATGTTTGCCTTTGCCATTTTTGATCGGGAGCAGGGCAAGCTCCTCCTGGCCCGGGATCATTTCGGCATCAAGCCCCTCTACCATATATCAAGCCCCGATTTTTTCGCCTTCTGCTCCGAACCCGCCCCCCTTCTCACACTTCCCGGCGTTACCCGGCGATTGGACCCCCAAGGGCTTTCCGCTTTTCTCAGCCAAAAATATATCCCTGCCCCCCGCACCTTTATTCAAAATCTCTACAAGCTGCCCGCCGCCAGCCATCTGACAATCGACACCCACTCCCCCCAACAGCCTCCCTTCCCCAGCCGCTATTGGCAGCTGGAACCCACCCCCTGGCAAGGGAGCGATGGGGAGGCTTTGGAGCAGCTGGAAGGGTTATTGAAACAGGCGGTGCAGCGTCAACTGGTGAGCGATGTACCGGTGGGGGTGTTTTTGAGTGGTGGGATCGATTCGGGGCTGTTGCTGTGGGGGGCGAAAGAGTCCGGCGAAGCCCACGTCGCAGGGGCCTTTACAGTGGGATTTGGGGAAAAATCCTTCGATGAATCCCGTCTGGCCCAGCACTCCGCCCGGCATCTGAACACCCCCCTCCAGATCGACCGCCTCCCCTCCCCCTCCCCGGCTGATTTGGCAGGCATGATCGCGCAGTTTGGCGAGCCTTTTGCCAACTTGAGCGTACCGGCCAATTTTTTGGTGAGCGCTGCTGCGGCCAAAGGGGTGAAGGTGGCGTTGAACGGCAGTGGCGCAGATGAGCTTTTTGGTGGCTATGATCGCTATTACGCCTCCCACCCCCCTCTGCCTCTAGCCCTGGCTGGATCTCTGGCCCCTCTCCTGCTTCCCCTGGCTTCCCGACTGCCGGTGAGTGGCTCCAAACATTCCGTCGTCCATCGCGCCCGAGCCTTTCTCGCCGGTCAAAATCATCAACCCGCCCAGCGCCACGCCATCCCCATCGCCCTCTTTTCCGCCGACGAAATCCAAACCATGGCACCTGATCTGCCACCAGTCGAAATGGCAGCGGCCCAAGCCTACCGACAGGCTCTGGGAACAGATGGTTTGCAGCGGGCCACCTGGGCCGATATCAACACCATGTTGCCGGATGATTATCTCACCCTGGTGGATCGCACCTCCATGGCCGCCTCCCTGGAAGTGCGGGTACCGTTTCTCGATCTGGATCTGGCCCGTTTTGCCTTTTCCCTGGCATCGAGCCACAAGATCAAGGGGTGGCAAAAAAAGCGGATTTTAAGACAGCTCGCCCAACGCCACCTCCCCCCGGTGATCGCCCGGCAACCCAAAATGGGCTTCGAATCCCCGGTAAGCAGCTGGTTTCGGGGAGAGCTGGGGGATGAACTGGCTGCCAGCTGGCCTACCTCCCCCTTAAATGACCTTATCGATGGGGGATTTGTCAGCAGGCTGGTCCAGGATCACCAACACCATCGAAGAGATGCCGCCAAGCAACTCCTGGCGCTCCATACCCTCAAAGGGTGGTGGGAAAATACCGCATGATTCAAGCATCCGAGAATCATAACCCCATGCGCATCTGTCTCATCGTCAACCAAATCGCGGCCTGGGGTAAGATCGGTGGGTTTGGGGTGAATGCGCGCCGGTTGGGCCGGGGGCTCGTTGCTCAGGGGGTGGAGGTGCATGTGGTGGTGCCCCAACGCGCCGGGCAGGATCGGCTTGAAACCCTGGATGGCATGACCATTCACGGTCAATCCTCCCGGGAGGTGTTTTTCGGTCGGAAAATCTACCGGCAGATCGATGCCGACATCTATCACCTGTGCGAACCCAATATCGCCGGTTTCAACGCCCAGCGTGCCTGCCCCGATAAAATCCATCTCGTCACCTCCATGAACCCCCGCAACCACGAGGTGTGGCGCACTGAACTGGCAAGCGCCGTCTGGTCCCG
It encodes the following:
- the asnB gene encoding asparagine synthase (glutamine-hydrolyzing); translation: MCGIAGLLSTGHLDTLTLKSHLDLLLSGIRHRGPDDEGCWIQGGVALGMRRLAIIDLAGGRQPMVSQDGRVVLVFNGEIYNFRKLREILSAKGHPFQSRSDSEVILHGYREWGMEVVNHLDGMFAFAIFDREQGKLLLARDHFGIKPLYHISSPDFFAFCSEPAPLLTLPGVTRRLDPQGLSAFLSQKYIPAPRTFIQNLYKLPAASHLTIDTHSPQQPPFPSRYWQLEPTPWQGSDGEALEQLEGLLKQAVQRQLVSDVPVGVFLSGGIDSGLLLWGAKESGEAHVAGAFTVGFGEKSFDESRLAQHSARHLNTPLQIDRLPSPSPADLAGMIAQFGEPFANLSVPANFLVSAAAAKGVKVALNGSGADELFGGYDRYYASHPPLPLALAGSLAPLLLPLASRLPVSGSKHSVVHRARAFLAGQNHQPAQRHAIPIALFSADEIQTMAPDLPPVEMAAAQAYRQALGTDGLQRATWADINTMLPDDYLTLVDRTSMAASLEVRVPFLDLDLARFAFSLASSHKIKGWQKKRILRQLAQRHLPPVIARQPKMGFESPVSSWFRGELGDELAASWPTSPLNDLIDGGFVSRLVQDHQHHRRDAAKQLLALHTLKGWWENTA
- a CDS encoding outer membrane lipoprotein-sorting protein codes for the protein MKRNDNFFLTLLLAVLLTLSATTAKAQDADDILRRVDRNLYPESMQMFYRVLHRTPNLEKSWMTIYLAHKKGNHTVALIIGPNELKGRTAMRDGDLIWMHVPGEMALREATLDKSFLGGVFTNADIFRQEFHLEYTPTLLEVTPDHFLLSLAPKKPTSPYSKIVMKVHRKLYVPMESTYYGGSGYPTKQFRYKAIRELSPELIRPSMIEAVNSTNPGYISIMRIGTLEARELPDSAFTKESLPRVGTLLK
- a CDS encoding glycosyltransferase family 4 protein; protein product: MRLAFVCHEYPPLGGGAASALERFTRVLAERGHEILVVTIGLGKMDQEERDGQGRHIVRLGVGRRTLLAPGLKTLMRSYLALRGQSGDSITRFKPDGVVAWFAFPAGHAVLPLVGRLGVPLVVSLRGSDVPGFSPGRWGRLGFMQGMLFKPAAKKADLLLANGASLTCLAEKGLKRSVINLPNGIDGRLFYPPQRPDDLPGPLRLLFVGQLIPRKRCLELLRGVVQFGEQGGRGELTLVGEGPLWGALEEGVGQMPPTVKVRLAGFIPREEMPGIYRQHDLLLHLSRAEGVSNVLLEGLSSGLGVVAAPEAVNGVVDGAGNAGGIQKLASLRPQVIGEALWRLDQDRPGLRAMQLAARQLAAGYSWEERAGRFEALMAQVGHQPTGEAVSG
- a CDS encoding class I SAM-dependent methyltransferase; protein product: MSLKDLSQHYAFGDNWRAYAEKINPIAIQNAEEKLRTLLGEDLHNKSFLDIGCGSGLHALAALKAHAVQVMGVDLDPISVATCRSLLENHDPDGPWQCEEKSVFDLSPRESGRFDVVYSWGVLHHTGAMWEAIEKAAAMVKPGGRLAIAIYLATPFCGFWRWEKRLYSASPKPIQKLLSFLFALIKMPGLMILERKLNIIADYRTKRGMDFFIDIHDWLGGYPYQSASPEEIVTKINRLGFTHLKSRRTTPLPFAGLFGSRCAEYLFAKDPVAVANHSGENSHSSPTPPKA